Genomic DNA from Halobaculum sp. MBLA0147:
CTTGAAGGACATCGAGGGGACGATCGACGCCGTCACGCGCGGCGGTGCCGACGCCGTGTTGACCCAGCGCGGGATCGCGCCGCGGGTCCACGGCAACGCGAACGGTGCGGGGTACGTCGCGCACCTGAACGCCTCGACGGCCATCGGGCCGGACAGCAACGACAAGCGCCAGACCGGGACGGTCGTCGACGCCATCCGTGCGGGCGCGGACGCGGTGTCGATGCACATCAACGTCGGCTCCGACTACGAGCGCGAGCAGCTCAAGTTCCTCTCGGAGTTGACGAGCGAGGCGGCCGGCTACGGCGTGCCGACGCTGGCGATGGCGTACGCCCGCGGCGCGAACCTGACCGGCGAGGACCCCGAACACGACCCCGAGTACCTGGGCCACGCAGTCCGGCTGGCCGAGGAGGTCGGCGCGGACGTGGTGAAGACCGCCTACTCGGGCGACCCGGAGACGTTCGAACACGTCTGTGAGTCGACGGCGCTGCCGGTGGTCATCGCCGGTGGGTCGCCGTCGGGCGACCGCGCGACGCTGGAGGCGGTCCGCGGCGCGATGGACGCCGGTGCGGCGGGTGTCTCGATGGGGCGGTCGATCTTCCAACACGACGACCCCGAGGCGATCACCCGCGCCGTCTCCGCGGTGGTCCACGAGGACGCCGACGCCGAGGACGCGCTCCACGGCGCCGAACTGCTGTAACTCCAGGCCGCGTCTCGGTCGAGTCCGGACGCCGACCCGCTGTGCCCCAGTCGCCGACCCGTGCGATCTGACCTTCTGTCGACTTCTCTCTCGCCAGTGTCTCACGGCCAATTGCAACGCCGAACGGCACGAGAGATGACTCCGCTGGACCACCGAGCGCCGTGCTCGCGCGCCGCGAGCTATCCTGTCCCACGCTAGGGGACACATTGATTAGCTCGTCCGACGTACGTTCGGGTATGTCCCGACGGAACCCGATCGACGACATCGAGCAGGTGTTCGAGCGGATGAACCGCGAACTCGCCAACATCGGCGAGGGATTCGAGCCGCGCGGCCGCGGCGGCGTGAACGTCGACGTGCTCTCGCGCGACGGCGAGATCGTCGTCGTCGCCGACCTCCCCGGCTTCACGAGCGAGGACATCGACGTGTCGCTGGTCGACCGGGAGTTGACGATCACTGCCGAGGCGAGCGACGAGACGGAGACGGCCGTCGACGACGAGTCCGTCCAGGTCCACCGCCGCGAGCGCCACGCCCGCTCCGTCGAGCGGCGACTCCGACTCCCCGAGGACGTGGTCGAGGCCGAGACGACCGCCGAGTACGAGCACGGCGTCCTGACGGTGACGCTCCCGACACTCGAGAGCGAGACCGTCGAGGGCACCACCATCGACGTGAACTGACGACGCCAACCGAGCGGGTGACCCGAACTGGCGCCGGCCGCTCACACGCTCGCTCCGCCACGAGGTGCCTCCCCGGTCGAGAGGCGACGAGAAACTCGAATTCGAGTACCGATCTCGACGAGACCGCCGGAGAGCGGCGCGATCCGGAAAGCTACTTGCCCCGCCGGGTGGAACCGACGAGCAGAGATGGCGTCGACAGACACCGGCACGGAGGAGGTGGTCCACGAACCGGACCCGGCGTTCGCCGAGGCGACGAACGTCCGGCAGTTCATGCGAGAGTACGACATCCCGGACCACGAGGCGCTGATCGAGCGCACGACGACGGACCTCGACGGGGACCCGGACTCCGGCGTCGAGTGGTTCTGGGACGAACTCGTCGACTACCTCGGGATCGACTTCTACGAGGACTACGACACCGTCCGCGACGACACGGACGGCCCCCAGTTCTCGCGGTGGTACCCCGGCGGGGAACTCAACCTCGCGCACAACGTGCTCGACCGCCACGCCGCCCGCGACAGCGAGCGTCGCAACAAGATGGCCTGCATCTGGGAGGGGGAACCCGGCGACGAGCGCCACGTCACCTACCACGACCTCCACCGACAGACGAACCGCGTCGCGAACTACCTCGACTCGGTGGGTGTCGAGACGGGTGACACCGTCGGGCTGTACATGCCGATGGTGCCGGAGGTGATCTCGATCCTCTACGGCTGTTTCAAGGTGGGCGCGATCGCGGTGCCGATCTTCTCCGGGTTCGGCACGGAGGCGACCGCGACGCGGATCGCCGACTCGGAGTGTTCCGTGTTGTTCACCGCCGACGGCTTCTACCGCCGCGGCAGCGAGGTGACGCTGAAGGGGACCGCCGACGAGGCGATCGCCGAGGCCGGCCACGTCGAACACACCGTCGTCTACGACCGCCTCGGGTCGAGCGGGGACGCCGACGCAGACACCGACGAGGACCTCCCGATCCCGTGGCACCACGACCGCGACACCTGGTGGGCCGACAGCGTCGCCGCCGCGGACGACGACTACGAGACGCGGTCACTCTCCTCCGACCAGGAGTCGATGCTGCTGTACTCCTCGGGGACGACGGGGGAGCCGAAGGGGATCGTCCACACCCACGCGGGCGTACAGATGCAGTGTGCGAAGGAGCTCCACTTCGGGTTCGACCAGAAGCCGTCGGACCGGTTCTTCTGGGTCTCCGATATCGGGTGGATGATGGGGCCGTGGACGCTGATCGGCAACCACACGTTCGGCGGCACCGTGTTCATGTACGAGGGTGCCCCGGACCACCCGCAGCCCGACCGCTTCTGGGAGATGATCGACCGCCACGACCTGACGCAGTTCGGGATCTCGCCGACGGCGATCCGGGCGCTGCGCGAGCGGGGTGACGAGTGGCTCGCGGACCACGACCTCTCCTCGCTGCGGATCCTGGGGTCGACCGGCGAGCCGTGGGACCCCGAGTCCTGGCGGTGGTTCTACGAGCACGTCGGCGGCGGGGAGTGTCCGATCGTCAACATCTCCGGCGGGACGGAGATCTGTGGCTGTTTCCTCATGCCGATGCCGGACCAGCCGCTGAAGCCGTGTACGCTCGGCTCGCCGGGGCTCGGGATGGACGTCGACATCGTGGACGCCGACGGGGAGTCGGTGGCGGAGACGGGCGAGCGTGGGTTCCTCGTCGCGCGCGACTCCTGTCCCTCGACGACGAAGTCGCTGTGGTCGGGCGACGAGCGGTACCTCGAGGAGTACTGGTCGACGTGGCCGGACCTGTGGGACCACGGCGACTGGGCCCAGAAGGACGCCGACGGGTTCTGGTTCCTCCACGGGCGGGCCGACGACGCCCTGAACGTCGCCGGCCGGAAGATCGGCCCGGCGGAGATCGAGGGCGTGTTGATCGACCACCCGGATGTGAACCGCGCGGCGGCGGTCGGGGTGCCGGACGACACCACCGGCACCGCGGTCGTCGCCTACGTCGTCACGGAGCCGGGCGTCACCGGCGACGACGACCTGCGTGCGGAGCTGACGGAACTTGTCGGCGAGGAACACGGCAAGCCGTTCCGTCCGCGCGAGGTGTTGTTCGTCGACGCCTTCCCGAAGACGCAGTCGGGGAAGATCATCCGCCGCGCCATCGCCTCGGTCCACGAGGGCGAGGACCCCGGCGACCTCTCCTCGATGGAGAACCCCGAGGCGCTCGAGGCGATCCGGGACGCGTCCTGATCTCTCGGACGGCTCGTCTCGGTCGTCCGAACGCTCCGTCTCGATCGTCCGAACGCTCCGTCTCGATCACCCGAACAACTGTTCGAACAGCGCCGCCTGTCCCCGGCGGAGGCGTTCGAGGAAGGCGGTCTTGCCGACCCCCAACTCGGCGGCCACCTCCGCGGCGGTGACGGCCTTCGGCACGCCGAAGTACCCCATCGCGTGAGCCGTGCGGATCGCCGCCTCCTGTGCCGGGGTCAGGTCGAACCGCCCGGCGCTCTCCTCGGTGTCCGGTCCCAGCGGGTAGACCCGTTCCAGACTCACGCCGACGCGGTCGCCGGCGGCCGCCATCACACCCTGGAGCACCTCGCGCCCGACGACCGCCCCGGCGAAGCGTGCCCCGTCTGGCTCGTAGGTGAGTGTCTCGGGCATGAACCCAACGTCGACGAGGTCGTGGACCACACACGGTGCCAAGGAGAGACAGCGGTAGACGGCGCGGTCACCCGCGTCGGCGCGGTGGAGGTACCGGACCCTGTCGTCGGCGTCCAGCGTCGCCGCCACGTCCGCCTCGGCCGGCGCGGAACACCTGACGAGCGCGTTGCCGTCGCGACGCAGCGCCGGCGGCTCCGCGGTCACGGTCGCCTCGTGGGCGGTCGCGGCGTCCGCGAGCGGACAACCGTCGCCCGTCACGCCCACCTCCACGACCAGACACTCGTCGATCACGCGGCAACACTCGCGTCGAGGATACATAAACCCCGGCTACAGACGGGCCAATCCCTACGTCACGGTAGTTCCTGACGGTAGGTATGGACATCGAGACGGTCAAGGAGCGTGCCGGGCCACGCGAGTTCGGGCCGGCCGACGACATGCCCGAGGAGTACCGCCGCGCGGCCACGCGGATGATCCAGTTCCACGCCAACAGCGAGGTGATGGGTGGGTACCTCGACAAGCAGTTCACCCGCCACGCGCCGTCGCTCGACCGGAAACTGGCGTGTACGGCGAAGGTCCAAGACGAGATCGGCCACGCGCAGCTGCTGTACCGCGCCGCCGAGACGCTGGGCGTGAAGACCCGCGAGGAGATGCTGGACGAACTCGCCAACGGCGAGGGGAAGTTCCTCAACTGTTTCCACTACCCGGTCGACTCCTGGTACGAGGCCCCGATGATCGACTTCTTCGTCGACGGCGGGGCGATGCGCCGACAGGCCACGCTGAAGACCACCTCCTGGACCCCGTACGCCCACGCGATGGACAAGGTGTGTTTCGAGGAGGGGTTCCACGTCAAGCACGGCGAGTCGATCCTCAAGGAGCTGATGACCTCCTCGAAGGCGACCCGAGAGCGCGTCCAGGAGACGTTCGAGACGTGGTGGCCGCGCATCCTCCAGTTCTTCGGGCCGACGAACGACGAGTCGCACCACAACGACTTCGCGCAGGACGTGGGTCTGAAGACGGCGACGAACGACGAACTCCGCAACTCGTTCCTCAACATGTACGTCCCGAAGGCGGAGAAGTACGGCCTGGAGATCCCGGAGTACCCGCGCATCTTCGAGCGTGACGACGGGACGATGGCGATCCGCGAGGACGACCTCGACTGGGACGAGTTCTGGACGATCTCGAAGAACGACTACGAGGGGAGTCACGAACAGATCGGCACCCGACGGCGGCGCCAGGAGGCCGTCGAGTGGGTGCGCCAGTCGATGGACGACTGGGAGGCGTCGGGCGGAACCACGCCGCAGGCGGCCGACTGAGAGACCACACATGATCTGGGAAGTGTTCAGACAGGAGGAACCGGGCGACTACCACCAGCACGTCGGCAACGTCCACGCGCCGGACCGGGAGATGGCGAAGCAGTTCGCCCAGATCCAGCACGCCCGCCGGATGCAGACGAACTCGCTGTGGGTCGTCCCGCAGGAGGAGATCGGTGAGGTCGACGCCGAGGACACCAGCTTCGGCGGTACCACCGACAAGTCCTACCGCTGGGCGATGACGTACAACGACATCGACGCCTCCTTCGCCGAGGAGGTCGCCGACAGCGAGGAGGAACAGCGCGAGGCCGCGGAGAAACGCTCGGAGGCCCAGTCGTGACCGCCGCCGGACTCGACCGCGAGGACCTGACGGACGAACAGCAGACCGCGCTGGAGACACTGCTGTTCCGCCTCGCAGACGACGAGTTCGTCCACGCCGAGCGCGCGACGGAGTGGCAGATCTACGCGCCGACACTGGAGTCGGACCTCGCCCTCGCCAACGTCGCCCAAGACGAGTTCGGGCACGCACGGCTCTGGTACGACCTCCTGCAGGAACTCGGCTACACGGAGGCCGAGTGTATCTGGGAGCGCGACGCCGACGACTGGACTCACTCGACACTCGTCGAGCGGCCGTTCCCGGACGGCGGCTGGGGGAACGCGATCCTCCGGGGGTACCTCTACGACGTGGCCGAGCGCATCCGACTGGAGGCGTTGATCGACACGAGTTACGCCCCGCTCGCGGACCGCGTCGGCAAGGCGCTCGACGAGGAGGAGTACCACCGCGAACACGCCGAGAACTGGCTGGACCGACTCGCCGGCGGCGGCGAGTCCCACGAGCGACTCCAGCGGGCCGTCGACGACCTGTTCCCGCACGCGCTCTCGCTGTTCGCACCCAGCGAGCACGAGGAGACGATCCTCGACGCGGGGTTCCGCACGGAGTCGACCGCCGACATGCGCGAGGAGTGGCTCGACACCGTGATCCCGCGACTGGAGTCGCTGGGGCTCGACGTGCCCGATCCGGAGGACACCGACCTGCCAGAGGCGCGCGGTCGTGACGGCACTCACACCGACGCGTGGTTCGACCTCCAGGCGGAGTTCACCGCGACGTACGGCGAGATCGACCCGGACGAGCCGGCGACGCTCTCCAGCGAGGGGGTGTGACGTGCCGACGAACGCACCGATAGACTCGGAGGCGTGCGCCTACACCGAGTACGAGGACGGGGAGTCGCCCGCGGACTACCCGAAGACCGGCGCAGGTGCCGAGGGTGTCGAAGCCGAGATCTGGGACGCCCTCCGCGAGGTGGAGGACCCGGAGATGCCCGTCAGCATCGTCGATCTCGGACTGATCTACGGCGTCGAGGTGGACCCCGAGAGTGGCACTGCCGAGGTCGAGATGACACTCACCTACTCCGGGTGTCCGGCTCGCGACATGCTCCTGAACGACGTGGAGTGTGCCGCAGAGACCGCCTCGGAGGTCGACGACGCCGAGGTCCGCCTGCGGTACTCCCCGGAGTGGAACGTGAACATGGTGACCGAACGGGGTCGCTCGGCACTGCGCGACTTCGGACTGAGTGTGTGAGTATGAGTGATTCAGAGACCCCCAGCGCGCCGACCGACGACGCCGACCCGAGTACCGAGACCAGCGGCGAGACCGCGGGTGCAGAGTGTCCGTACTGCGGCTCGACGGAGACGGAACGCGACCACCCGCAGGGTCCCTCGTCGTGTCGGTCGATGCACTTCTGTAACGAGTGTCAACAGCCGTTCGAGCGGTTCGGGTAGGTAGGTGTCGACGTGTGGACGGCACCCGGACGAGGGTTTTTCACCGATTCCGAGGCAACGGCGAGGTATGAGTGACCGAGTCGAGAACGACGACCCCGTCGTCACGGAACTCTCCAGTGACGGCGAGACGGCGATCCCTGCGCCGGTCCGCGAGTGTTTGGCCCTCGAACCGGGCGACGAGATCCGGTGGCGCATCGACGGGGAGACGGTCCGTGTCCGTCGGGCCACGCCGACGGCGAAGGGTGTCGCCTACGCGGACGACGTCCCGATCGAGGATCGAGAGGAGTGGGTGACCAACGCGAACGAACGCCTCCGCCGGAAGCGCGAGACGGACTGGGACGGGGCTGGTGAGTAGATGGCGACGTACGTCGCCGACGCCGTCGCGATGAACCGTCGACTGATCGGTGCCGAGCCCGCCCGTGTCGCGGGAGTGTTCGACCGCGCACGACGGGGTCTCGACAGTCTCCTCGCCACGCCCGTCCAGTTGGCCGAGGTCGCCGACACGTTCACGCGACGCGACGAGATCGCGGGCACGACACCGTCACTCACCGGACGAGAGGCCGTACGGACACTGTTGGACGGCCCCGTCGACTCGACACCCGTCGACCGGGCCGTCCTCCTCCGACTCGACCGGCTGTTCGACTACTACTCGATCCACGACGCCGTCCTCGTCGCCGCACACGAGACGCTCGACGCGGACGGCATCGTGACGAACGACCGCGAGATCGAGACGTTCGACGGTGACGCCGCCGTGTGGTCGTAGCCGTTGGGTCACCGCGTCGTGCGCCCTCCGAGAACAAACACGAGCAGTGCCATCGAGAGCGCGCCGACACGTCAGAACAGTTCGTCGAGCGTCCTGTCGCCGTCTGCGTCCTCGTTCAGAACGCTCGGGTCCGCAGGGGCCGCGTCGGCGTAGAACGTCTCCTCGCGGAGTTCTCTGAGTGTCGTGCCCTCGTCGGTCACGGCCGTCAGATCGGCCGAGGAATCGGTGTCTATCTCCGATCCATCGTGGCCGAGTGCTTTCCGAACCGTCGACGGGAGCGTAGGCCGTGGTGCGTTCTCGTGGCGGCCGACCGTCTCGGTCTTGTGTGTCGCGTCGTGGACGGCACGGAGGACAGCTACTCCGCGGAGGTAGTTGTACTCGGTCAGCAGCGAGACACCGAAGGCGGTGAACCCCCAGAAGTCCGCCGGCACGTCACGCGAGTCCTCGTTCGGCTCGTGGTGGTACTGGGTCAGAATCTCGTGGTCCGCGAGGTTGGCGAGTTGCTCGCTGATCGCGGAGCGACTGCGCGGGACGTAGTACGCGATCTCGGTCGTGGACGCGAGGTTCGACGGGTGGCCGAGGAGAACTTGCAGAACGTTGTGTCGCGTCTCCTGTGAGAGATACCGCTGGACCGTGCGCTCGGTCTCGTACGGGACGCTGTCGTCGAGGTCGAAGACGTCCGCGACCGAGGGCGTCTCCGCGTGACCCTCCGATCCGGTGGCTGTCTCAGAGCGACTCATCGTTGCCCGTCCGTACGCACGGGTGTCGGGTAAGCATTCCGGACAGACCACGACGATTCTCTGGCTCGAATCCGTCGTGGTCGAAACACTCTTGCGCTCCGTTACTGATATCGTCACAGTATGGTCGATTCTACACGTCGCAGACGTGTCTCCGAGGCACTGTCGCGGGCACTCCGAGACATCTCGCTCCCCGTCGAGGACTACACGACGATCCGGACGTGGGTGGACGAGGAACTTCCCCAACTTCACAGCCCCGCTGTCACCTCCTATCTCGTCTTCGGGAGTTACAGAGGACGCTACCACGAGTCCTTGCGACTCGCGCAGTACGAACTGTCGAAACCGGTGAGCGTCACTGCGGTGGTCCTCGGAGACACGCCGGAACTCGGTCTCACGGTCGCGGAGATCGGGCCGGACCCGTTGGCGTTTCTCGTGAAGTTCCACCTCTTGACGGCGTTCGCCGACCGGAACGTCGGCATCTACGAGAAGGACTCCGGTGGCGAGGCGGTCGAACTCGGACTGCTCACGGGTGAGTCGTGTTTCGAGCAGACGACACTGTTGCCTCGTGACTACTACGGGAGAGAGAGCGACGACATCCAGGATCGAGCAGACGTGTTCTCGGTTGCACGCCACGTCGCGTTCGCGGCCGACCTCGACGAGGACGAGAAGAAGACCGAACTCCGCGGACTACTCCAGACGGCTCGGAGTCGGGGAATCGACGTGAGCGAACACGAGTTGACGGTGTTTCTCGAGGAGGAACTCGCCGACCGAGACGCGGACGCTCCGACGTACAGTTGGGTCCACCTCTCGGTCTTCCGACAGTTCGAGGCGAGCGGACGGTGTGAGACGTGGCACACCGAAGACGACCTCCGAGCGGCCGTCGCGCGGATCAGAGCAGAGAGCGCGCCACAGTGGGATCTCGGGACGACCGGTTCGGGGAGTTGAGTGTCCGAGAACTGTCGATCATCGCGTCGCGCGCCGTCCGAGGACGAACACGAGCAGTGCCATCAGGAGCGCGCCGAAGAACGACTCGACGGTGGCGACGAGTTGTCCGCGGCCGACCGGCTGGAGGTCGCCGTAGCCGAGGATCGTGAACGTGACCGTCGAGAGGTAGAGGCTCTTGCCGACGAGGTTCGCTGCAGTGGTGTTCTGGAGCGCGAAACTGATGACCTCGCCGCCGCTCGTCGTGTCACGGATGCCGGTGTGCTGGAACAGGCCCGCGCTGACGAGGATGGTCCCGATGGAGAGCCCGACGACGCGACCCGGACTCTCGCCGTACTTCGTGAGTAGGCCGAAGCCGGCGTTCCTGAGCCACGAGAGGTAGTTGCCTTCTTTCCAGTGGTGTCTCCGGCGGCGGGTCTTCCGTTCGACGACGGCCTCGGTGACTCGTTCGGGAAGCGCGCTCTCGCGAGAGAGCTGTTCGATCTGCCGGAGTGTCCACGTCGCTCTCTCGATGGTGTCGTTCTCGCCGGTGTAGTGATCGCCGAACTTTGTATTTGCGTTCAGGCGGATGTCGGCGAGAATCGCACCGTAGAGTGCTGCGCCGGTGAGGTCGGCGTCGAATATGTCGGCTTTCGAGAGGTCGGCGCGTTCGAGTGTCGCGTCTCGCAGTTCCGCGTCGGCTGCCTGCACCGCTGACAGATCCCCATAGCTGAGATCTGCTCCCGAGAGATCGACCTTACGGAGGAGTGCCCCCGAGAGGTCGGCACGAGCGAGGTCTGCCTCCGAGAGGTCGGCACGGGCGAGGTCCACCTCCGAGAGGTCGGCACGAGCGAGGTCCGCCTCCGAGAGGTCGGCACTGGAAAGGTCTGCCTCCGAGAGGTCGGCACGGGCGAGGTCTACCTCCGAGAGGTCGGCACGGGCGAGGTCTACCTCCGAGAGGTCGGCACGAGCGAGGTCTGCCTCCGAGAGGTCGGCACCAGTGAGGTCTGCCTCCGGGAGGTCGGCATCGAAAAGGTCTGCCTCAGAGAGGTCGGCACCAGTGAGGTCTGCCTCCGAGAGGTCGGTATTGGGGAGGAACGCCCTCGAGAGATTGGCATTCGAAAGGTCCTTGTTTGACAGATCGAGAAACTCGAGATTCGCCTCAGAGAGGTCGGCACCGAGTAGACCTACATCCGAGAGGTTGGCACTCGAAAGGTTCGCCTCCGAAAGGTTCGCTTCGGGTAAATCTGCACCCGAGAGGTCGGCGAAATCGAGATTCGCCTTCGAGAGGTCGGCACCGAGTAGGTCTGCCCCAGAGAGGTCGACACCCGAGAGGTCGACACCCGAGAGATCAGCCGTCGAGAGGTCGGCGAACCGTAGCCGCGCCTCACCCAACGATTGCTCGTCTCGAAACTCGAACCCGGATAGCTCGGCACCGTCGAGAACGAGCGGTCTGTCGTGATCTACCTCCAGAACCTCACCACCCGACTCACCAAGCTCGTCCGTGTGCCAGCGACACCGCTCGCTGCCGTCGACAGTTTCGCGACGACAGACGGCGACACGATTCGACTCGACCGCCTCACGAAGCGAATCCGAGTCGAGTATCTCGTGTGAGTGGACGTCCGCCGCCAACATCTCGAACCCACACCGACCTGGTGGCGCTTCGCCCATCACACAACCAACCACACCACGAACGCAAAAAGCTACCCACTAGCCACGACCGGTCACACAAGACAACAGTTAACCCCACCACCGCACACCCACACCACCGTGCACGAGATCACCCAGTCGGGGTTCGTCGAGGTGATCACGGGGTCGATGTTCTCGGGGAAGACGGAGGAACTGCTCCGTCGGCTCCGCCGGGCGCGCATCGCGGGCCAGGACGTCGCCGTCTTCACCCCCGCACTCGACGACCGCTACGGCACGACGAAGATCGGCTCGCACGCCGGCCGCGAGTGGGAGGCGACCGTGATCGAGCCGGACGACGAGGGGCCGTGGGACATCACGGACCACCTGAACGGCGAGGAGGTCGTCGCGATCGACGAGGCGAACTTCTTCTCGGAGACGCTCGTCGACGTGGTCGAGGCGCTGGCGGCCGACGACCGCCGTGTGATCGCCTGCGGCACCGACCAGACGTTCCGCGGGGAACCGTTCCACCCGCTGCCGGAGCTGGTCGCACTCGCGGAGTACGTCGACAAACTCCAGGCGATCTGTGCCCAGTGTGGCGAACCCGCGACCCGCAACCAGCGACTGGTCGACGGGGAGCCGGCCCACGTCGACGACCCGACGATCGTCGTCGGCGCCGAGGAACGCTACGAGGCCCGGTGTCGCAACTGCCACGAACTCCGGCGAGACTGACGGTATCGGACCGGACCACGGCCCCCGGCGAGACCGACGAGACCGGGTCGGACCGCGGACGCACCGACACGAGCGCACCGACGAGTCCGCACCGGAACGGTCAAACCGCGAACCACCGTACGAGACGCTCGTGACGACGTGGGTCGACAGCACGGAGGGCGGTCGTGCGCGCGGCGTCCGCGGACTGCTCAGAGCGTGGTTCGAGGTCGTGGTCCACCCGCGGCGGTTCTTCCGGGTCGGGATCGCGCCGGGCGACCAGGCACCGGGGCTCGTCTTCGCCGTCGTCGTGGCGCTCGGCTTCGCCGGGACGCGTGTCGCGGTCGAGCCGGGGCTCGTCCCGGCGGTGTTCGGTGGCCGTGCCGGCTCCGTCGTGGTGGCGCTGG
This window encodes:
- a CDS encoding thymidine kinase, producing the protein MHEITQSGFVEVITGSMFSGKTEELLRRLRRARIAGQDVAVFTPALDDRYGTTKIGSHAGREWEATVIEPDDEGPWDITDHLNGEEVVAIDEANFFSETLVDVVEALAADDRRVIACGTDQTFRGEPFHPLPELVALAEYVDKLQAICAQCGEPATRNQRLVDGEPAHVDDPTIVVGAEERYEARCRNCHELRRD